AAAGCTCGGCCAGTTCAACGTGTCGGGCACCGACAAGGTCGACGCCCTGCAATTGCGCGTGTCGGGCTCGGTGTGCGTGGGCAGTGTCGGCTTCTTTGTGAAGTCGCCCTCGGGGACGGTGTCGGCGTTGTCCCTGCCCTACAACGGCTATTACAACAACGGCGTCGATACCGTGAACAAGTACGGCCTGGGCAGTTACGCCTTCTATGGCGAGAACGCAGCCGGTACGTGGGAGGTCTATGCCGTCAGCGGCGTGCCGACCAACGCCTGTTCGACATACCAGCCCCAGGGCGGTACCCACACCGTGACCCTTGCCACGCCGCTGGCCGTGGAGTACCGCGTGATTGCTGCCAAGTGAGCCCGTTCGGAGACCATTCAACATGATCAATACAACCCTGATGAAAACCGTGGCGCTGGCGGCGCTGCTCTCGATGGCTTCGGCGTGCCAGGCAGCTGACCTGACGGTGGGCAAACACCTAAGCACGCAGGAGCTGACGCAATACGCAAGCGCACCGACGGTGCAGATCGAATCGCAGTCGTTCAAGGTGCTCTCCAGCGGCACGCGAACCAAGGCGGCGGGTGCGGCATCCTCCGCCGTCACGCAGGTCGTCAATGAACGCGGCGTGGTGGGCGAGAGCCGCAACGAGGTGGTCGTCTCGCAGGTGTCGGTCGACAGCGTGCGCCAGGCGGTGAGCAACCTGCCCGCAACGCCCGTATCGGCGGAGTACTACGGGCACCTGAACATCAGCACCCTGCGCTTTGCTACGTTCCAGGATGCCGTGAATGCGCGTGCGCAGCTCAAGAAAACGCTGCCGCAGGCGCGGGTGGACGTTCCGATCCAGTACGCCAAACCCGTGGCGCGCTGATCAGCCTCCGTCCGGTCACACAAGACGCCCCGCCTCCGTGCGGGGCGTTTTTCATGGAGCGGCGTATCATCCCGGCCTTTTCCCCAGTCAGGACAACACCATGACCAAGGCCACCGGCAGCTTCGAAGCGCTGGCCGCACGCGAAGGCGGCCTGCAGCACCGTCTCTCATCTGCGCAACTCGCCATGATCGCCATCGGCAGCGCGATCGGCACCGGTCTGTTCCTGGGCAGCGGTGCGGCCATTCAACTGGCCGGCCCAGGCGTGATTGCAAGCTATGCCATTGGCGCAATCATTGCGCTGCTGCTCATGGGCTGCCTGGCCGAGATGGTGGTGGCCCACCCGACCACCGGCTCTTTTGGCGCCTATGCCGAGCATTACGTTAGCCCGCTCGCCGGCTTCCTGGTGCGTTATGCGTATTGGGCGGCGGTCGTCTTCGTGATTGGTGCAGAGGTGACGGCGGTGGCGGTTTACATGGCTTACTGGTTTCCGGGCGTGCCAGCGTGGGTATGGATCGTGGGGTTCTCTGCCGTGCTCGTGTGGATCAACGCCAGCAGCGTCGAGGTATTCGGCGTGGCCGAATATTGGTGCTCGATGATCAAGGTGGTGGCCATCGTCGCGTTTCTGGCGGTGGCGAGCTATGCCATTCATCGTGCGCCCGAAGGCGCATCGATCGGCTTTCACAACTACGTGGACATGGGCGGCTTTCTGCCGAACGGCTGGCATGGCGTGTGGTTCGGCGCGGTGGTCAGCATCTTCAGCTTCTTCGGTATCGAGCTGATTGCCGTGGCCGCCGGTGAAGCGCGCGAGCCCGAAGCGGCCGCCACGCGCGCATTCCGCTCCACGCTGTTCCGGCTGGTGTTCTTCTACCTCTGCACACTTGCGCTGATGCTGGCCGTGGTGCCGTGGCAGCAAGCCGGCACAGGCAAGAGCCCCTTCGTGCGGGTGATGGAGATCCTGGGCATTGCAGGCGGCGCGGGGGTGATGAACTTCGTGGTGCTCACCGCCGCCTTGTCGTCGATGAACGCGCAGTTGTATGTGTCCACGCGCATGCTGTTCAGCCTGGCACGCGGCGGGCAGGCGCCCAGGGCGCTCGGTGTGGTGAGCCAACGCGGCGTGCCCTTGCGCGCGCTCGCTGTGTCCAGTTCTGGGGCTGCGCTGGCGGCCGTACTCAGCGTCGTGCTTCCGGGCCATTCGTTCTTGCTGATGATGGCGCTTGCGATGTTCGGCGCGCTCTTTACGTGGCTCGTCATCTTCATCACGCACCTGCGCTTTCGCCGGGCGGCGGAACGCGAAGGTCGCACGCTGCGGTTCCGCATGTGGGGCTTTCCGGCGCTGACCGTCATCGGCGCCGTCGCGATGGCGGTCATCATCGTCAGTACGGCGTGGATGGCGGATTTCCGCATGACGCTGGTGGTAGGTGTGCCGTTCTTGCTGGTGATGGCGCTGGTATTCCGGCAGGCGCGGCTGGGGGAGTCGCCTGCGCGTCAGCCCTCTGCGCGCAACTGATCCTCCACCAGCGCCACCCAGCATGCCGCCCCAATGGGGATCAGCTTGTCATTGAAATCGTAGCCGTCGTTGTGCAGCGAGCAGCCGACCCACTGGCCGCCCAAGCCGTTGCCCAGCGCGAAGTAGCAGCCTGGGCGTTTTTCCAGCATCCAGGCAAAGTCTTCACTGCCCATCTGCGAAGACGGCGGCACCTGGATGACGCGCTCCTCGCCCAGCACGCTCGCCACGGCACGGCGCGCGATAGCGGTCTGCTCGGGTGTATTGCAGATGGCCGGCACCAACCGCTCGTAGACGATCTCCGCGCACACGCCATAGGATGCGGCCTGGTGCGTAATGACCTCGCGGATGCGCGTCTCCAGCAGCTCGCGCACCTCCGGCTTGGTCGCGCGCACGCTCAACTTGAGCATGGCCGTTTCGGGGATGATGTTGTGCGTCGTCCCGGCCTGCATCTGCCCAACGCTGATGACCGCCGCATCCACGGGCGCGACATTGCGCGAGACGATGCCCTGCAACGCCACCACCGTCGATGCCAGAGCCAGCGTCGGGTCCACAGCCAGGTTTGGCATGGCGCCATGGCCGCCGCGCCCGCTGAAAGTCACCGTTACACGATCAGACGAACCGCCCAGCGGGCCGCTCTGCACGACGGCCACGCCCAGCGGTAAGCCGGGCGCGTTGTGGAAAGCGTAGATGCCATCGCAGGGGAAGCGCTCGAAGAGGCCGTCCTCCATCATGGCCACGGCGCCGGTCAGGCCCTCTTCATCGGGCTGGAAGATGAGGTTCAGGGTGCCGTTGAAGTTGCGCGTGGCCGCCAGGTGCTCGGCGGCCGCAAGCAACGTGGCGGTATGGCCATCGTGGCCGCACGCATGCATGCGGCCGGCCATCTGGCTGGCGTAGGGCAAGCCTGTGCGCTCCTGCATGGGCAGCGCGTCCATGTCGGCGCGCAGGCCGATCGTGCGCGTGCCGTTGCCCACCTTCAATTGCCCCACCAGGCCGTGGCCGCCGACGCTGTGGACGTCATAGCCCCATTCACGCAGCAGACCGGCGACGAGCTGGGAGGTGTGCGGCACGTCGGCACCCAATTCCGGGTTGGCATGGATGCGGTGACGCAGTTCGGCAAAGCGGTCGGCGCCCACGTGCAGGGCCTGGGGGATGCTGGGTGAATTCGGATCGAGGTACATGGTGCGAGGTCAGAGGCGAACTAGGTAAGAGCAACGATGGCGCGGCATCAATCTCAATCGCGGCCGGGATACGTCGGGAACAGCGTGAGCGCGCCCAGGCTGATTGCACTGCTGGCCAGCAGATACCAGGCTGGTGCCATCGGGTTGCCGGTTACGCCCAGCAACCACGTAACGATGAGCGGCGCAAAGCCGCCGAACACGGTCACCCCCAGGCTGTACATCACCGACATGCCGGTCGCGCGATGCTGGCGCGGGAAGGCTTCCATCAGCAGCGCCGCGCCCGCGCCATTGCTGACCGCCATGATCGTCACGCCCAGCGCGATCAACCCCATGGTGAGTGCCAACCCCGCACCGGAAGACAGCAGCACGAAGCCCGGGTACGTGCACGACAAGCTCACCGCAGACGCGACATACAGCATCGGCTTGCGCGTCGGCAAGCGGTCAGCAATCAGACCAAACAGCGGCGACATGACCAGCATGGTGAACCCCGCCACGCACGCCGTGAGAAATGCCGTGACCGGCGGCATGTGCAACGAGTGGATCAGGTACGTGGGCATGTAGAAGATCAGGATGTACATGGACGCAGTGGCCCCCGTCATCAGCAGCATGCCCAGCACCAGCGTGCGTGCATGCTGGCGAAGCACGTCGACCACGCTGCCGTGGGGGGCGGCCTCATGCGTCTCCTTCAGATGCCGGCGGATATACATGCCAACCGGCGCGATCAACAAGCCCAGCAAGAACGGCAGCCGCCATCCCCAGCTCTGTAGAGCCTCGGGGCTGAGCACGGCGCTCACACCGGCCGCACTCAACGCGCCGAGCAGTGCCGCCGCACCCTGCGTGGCAGCCTGCCAGCTCACCAGGAAGCAACGCCGGCCCTTGCTGGCCGATTCCAGCAGCAGTGCCGACGCCGCGCCGATTTCCCCGCCGGCCGACAGGCCCTGCAGCAAGCGCCCGAGCACCACCAGCACCGTTGCCGTCACGCCGATCGCCGCGTGGCTGGGTGTGAAGGCGATCAGCGCGGTGCCGGCCGTCATCAATGCAATTGTTAGTGTGAGTGCTGCCTTGCGGCCACGCCGATCGGCCATGTTGCCAATCAGCACAGCGCCCAGCGGCCGCATGACAAAGCCCACACCAAACGTCGCGAATGACAACAGCAACGAGGCCAGCGGGCTGCTCGACGGAAAGAACAATCGCCCGATGGTGGCGGCAAAGAAGCTATAGACCGTGAAGTCGTACATTTCGAGCCCGTTGCCGATGGCGGCGGCAACGACAGCGCGGCTCGAATGCGGGGTCACGGCGGTGGTGCCTTGGCGCGGGGCGCCAGCGGGCACGGCAATCTGGGCATCCATCTTTGATGTCTCCTCCAGTCGGGCGGGCTTCTATGAGCGTCCCGCAATGCGCTGGATTGAAGGGCAATAGTAGGAGCGGTCGGGCCGATTCCGCCTCTCGCTTTTTTTCATGGCTATAGCTGTTGGCTATGGCGGGAGCGCGTATCCGAGTCTGCCCGGCTAGTCCAACCGCCGCCCCGGGAGGATTCCGCAGTACAGTTGCTGGCTGGCGGTGCGGCATGCCAGCTCCGCCGCGCCGTGTATCAAGGACACCTATGAAGCTCAACCAGCTACGCGCACTGGTCACTGTTGCCGAGACGGGCAGCATCCAGGAGGCTTCACGCCTGCTTCACATCACGCAGCCAGCACTCAGCAAGGCCATCAAGGAGCTGGAAACCAGCGTGGGCGCAACGCTGTTCGTACGCTCCAGCAAGGGCATCCGGCTTACGCCGTATGGCCAGCGCCTGGTCGGGCATGCACGCTTGATCAATGAAAGCGTCAAGCGCGCACGAGAAGACCTGGAAGACATGAAAGGGGCGGTGACGAGCGAACTGACGGTGGGCGTCACCCCTGTCACCGCGCTCATCGGGCCGGTGGCTGACTGTCTCGTGACCTTCCGGCGGGAGTTTCCCAATGCGCGGTTGCGCATCCTGGAGGCACGTCCGGGCCAATTACTGGAACTGCTGCGCGAGGGCGCCATCGATTTTGCGCTGACGTCTCAGTTGCAGACGGGCGAACGCGGGTTCGACCACACCGTGGTCTGCCGCGCGCAGACGCTGATCGGCGTACGCAAGGGCCACCCGTTGCGCGGCCATCAGCCCCTGCATGCGTTGCAGCAAGAAGAGTGGCTTGCCCCCGATTCGCTTGCTGACGAGCACTCGCCGCTGTACCGACTGTTTGCCGACGCCGGTCTCGCCCCGCCCGAACGCGTGGTCGAATGCAACTCCATGACCCTGCTGCTCGAACTGTGCTGGAAATCGGACGCCCTGCTCCTGCTGTCGAGCGAATCGACGCGCTCGCCCATCATCCGTCAGACGATCGACTTTATCGAGACCGATCAGCCAATGCCCGAGCGCGTCATCTCGCTGCTCACGCGGGACCGCCACGTCCTGACAGCGCTCGGCGCGCGCTTGCATGACTCGCTGGCACAGGCGCTGCGGCAGGCGTATCCGGAGCGGCCGGCGCAGCCGTGAACCAGTGCGGTTCTGCGCGCGATCAGGCCAACGCCAGCGCCTGATCCAGATCGGCGAGCAGGTCGTCGATATGCTCGATGCCGATCGACAACCGGATCGTCTCCTGCCGCACGCCGGCCTTGGCAAGCTCGCCTTCCGACAACTGCCGATGCGTGGTCGATGCCGGATGCGTGGCCAGCGACTTGGCGTCGCCAATGTTCACCAGCCGCGTGAACAACTGCAGCGCATCCTGAAAACGCGCCCCGGCGGCAAAGCCACCCTTCACGCCAAACGTAAGTAGCCCCGGTGCCTTGCCTGAAAGGTATTTGCGCACGAGCCCGTGGTCGGGGTGATCGTCCAGGCTGGCGTGGTTGACCCACTCCACCTTGGCATGGCCGCGCAGATGTCGGGCGATGTGTGTGGCGTTCTGCGTGATGCGGTCGATGCGCAAGCCCAGCGTTTCAATGCCCTGCAGGATCAGGAACGCGTTGAACGGCGACAGCGCCGCCCCGGTATTGCGCAGCGGCACCACGCGGGCGCGGCCGATATACGCCGCGTCGCCCAGCGCTTCCGTATAGACGACACCGTGGTAGCTCACGTCCGGCTCGTTCAGCCGCTTGAAGCGCGCCTTGTGCTTCGCCCACGGAAACTTGCCCGAATCGACGATCGCACCGCCCAGGCTCGTGCCGTGGCCGCCCAGGTACTTCGTCAGCGAATGCACGACGATGTCGGCGCCATGCTCGAAGGGCCGCGTCAGGTACGGCGTCGGCACCGTGTTGTCGACGATGAGCGGCACGCCGTGGCGGTGCGCGATCTCGGCAAGCGCCGCAATGTCGGTGATATTGCCCAGCGGGTTGCCGACGGTCTCGGCAAAGATGGCCTTGGTGCGGTCGTCGATCAACGCCTCGAACGATGCAGGGTCGCTCGGGTCGGCAAACCGCGTGGTGATGCCCGACAGCGGCAGCGTGTGCGCGAACAGGTTGTAGGTGCCGCCGTACAGCGTGCTGGCCGAGACGATGTTGTCACCCGCTTCCGCAATCGTCTGGATCGCATACGTGACGGCCGCCTGCCCCGACGCCAGCGCCAGCGCCCCGATGCCGCCTTCGAGCGCGGCGATGCGCTTCTCCAGCACATCGTTGGTCGGGTTCATGATGCGCGAGTAGATGTTGCCCGGCACCTTCAGGTCGAACAGATCGGCGCCGTGCTGCGTGTCGTCAAACGCAAAGGCAACGGTCTGGTAGATCGGCACGGCCACCGCGCGGGTGGTCGGGTCCGCGCTGTAACCGCCGTGGACGGCCACGGTGTCGAGTTTCCAGGCAGGGGCAGTGCTCAAGGACGGTTGCGTCATGGTGCGTCTCCGGAAGGTTGGTCCGGGGAGCATATGGGCAGCCAATCGGCAGAGGAAGGACCGTTTTTGTCTTTGGTTATGCGCTCAGGCCGCCTTACCAGCGCATGCAGCGCGCTCCGTCTGCCAGTGCGCGATCAACCCGCGCAGCGCTGCATCCCGCACCTCCAGGATGGCAAGTACGCCCAGTGCTTCGAGCGCGGGTACCGCCTCGCGCATCAATTGTTCTGCCTCGGCACGTTGCGCTCGATCGATGCTGGGATCCAGCCACGCCTGCGCGTTCGCGAGGAAGGCCGCCACCGTACCTTTGCGGATGGTCAATCCTTCGAAATCGGCATGGCTGGCGGTGTCGGGAAGAACATCTTCGGGCCGCATGTTATGTGCTCCTTGGGTGTGGTTGACCACGTCACTGTAGAGCGGGTAAGTTGGCCTGACTCAGATATGATAGCCAATCAATACGCTTTTCAAGCCATGCCCTCCCAACCCTTCCTCTCAGCCGCGCGCGTGGACTCGGCCGGTGGTCGATGGCTCTACGCGGCGGACCACGCCAGTTCCTGGCCGCGCGCGACCGCACTCCACAGTCATGCGCGCGGGCAGCTTTTCGGAACGGATGTCGGGGTATTGACCGTGCAGACAGGCGCAAGCCGCTGTGTCGTGCCTGCAGCGCAGGCGGTATGGATTCCACCCGGCGTAGCGCACGGCGCGCAAACACACGGGCCGTTCGTCGGCTGGGCCGCCTACCTCGCGCCTGATGCATGCGAAGAGCTGCCCGGCGCGCCATGCGTGCTGTCGATGTCAGCGCTGCTGCGCGCCGCGATCTCCCGTGCGGCGACGTGGTCGGACGCACCGCTCGACGCGAAGCAGCAGCGCATCGCTGCGGTGATCGCCGATGAAATCCGCGCGCTTACACCGGCGGCCACTGCTTTACCGATGCCCGTCGACACGCGCCTGCGCAAGATCGCCGATGCACTCATCGCCAATCCTGCCGACACCCGACGCATGCAGGAATGGGCCGACTGGGCCGCCGTTGCTCCGCGCACACTTACCCGGCGGTTTGCCGGCGAAACCGGCTACGCATTCGAGACTTGGCGCCACCGGCTTCGCATGATGTGTGCACTGGAACGGCTGGCGGCCGGCGCGCCGGTGACCATGGTGGCGCTCGATCTCGGCTATGACAACGTCAGCGCGTTCATCGCTCGGTTTCGTGCAACGTTCGGCGTCACGCCGGGGCGATATGCCGCTGGTGGGTGCGATGGACTCACATTGACTTCTCCACCATCGCGCAAGACGACTCCGGCGGTGTCCTGACCTGGTCTGCCGAAAGCATAGCTTCCGCTGTGATCCCCGTATCGGAAGCCGCCTAGGTAAAACCGTAAAGCTTCACCGGATTGGCAACAAAGATCATCTGCTGCCAATCCGCACGTCCGATCCATGCGGCAATCGTATCCACCAGCGCAGCATCGTCCGGCTTGTTGGCCTTCTGGGTCGGATGCGGCCAGTCAGTGCCCCAGAGCATCCGCTCGGGCGCCATGTTGATGAATGCCCTGGCGACGGGCTCTACGTCGGCATAGGCCGGTGCACCGGTCTTGGTATCGACGTATGGGCCGGACAGCGTGATCCACGTGTTTCCCTTGTCGACCAGGCGTTGCGCTGTGCGCATCGCGTCGGACTGCATGCCTCCTGGCTGCGGCACATGGGCAATGTGGTCGATGACAAGCGGACATGG
This is a stretch of genomic DNA from Ralstonia wenshanensis. It encodes these proteins:
- a CDS encoding M20 aminoacylase family protein — translated: MYLDPNSPSIPQALHVGADRFAELRHRIHANPELGADVPHTSQLVAGLLREWGYDVHSVGGHGLVGQLKVGNGTRTIGLRADMDALPMQERTGLPYASQMAGRMHACGHDGHTATLLAAAEHLAATRNFNGTLNLIFQPDEEGLTGAVAMMEDGLFERFPCDGIYAFHNAPGLPLGVAVVQSGPLGGSSDRVTVTFSGRGGHGAMPNLAVDPTLALASTVVALQGIVSRNVAPVDAAVISVGQMQAGTTHNIIPETAMLKLSVRATKPEVRELLETRIREVITHQAASYGVCAEIVYERLVPAICNTPEQTAIARRAVASVLGEERVIQVPPSSQMGSEDFAWMLEKRPGCYFALGNGLGGQWVGCSLHNDGYDFNDKLIPIGAACWVALVEDQLRAEG
- a CDS encoding O-acetylhomoserine aminocarboxypropyltransferase/cysteine synthase family protein yields the protein MTQPSLSTAPAWKLDTVAVHGGYSADPTTRAVAVPIYQTVAFAFDDTQHGADLFDLKVPGNIYSRIMNPTNDVLEKRIAALEGGIGALALASGQAAVTYAIQTIAEAGDNIVSASTLYGGTYNLFAHTLPLSGITTRFADPSDPASFEALIDDRTKAIFAETVGNPLGNITDIAALAEIAHRHGVPLIVDNTVPTPYLTRPFEHGADIVVHSLTKYLGGHGTSLGGAIVDSGKFPWAKHKARFKRLNEPDVSYHGVVYTEALGDAAYIGRARVVPLRNTGAALSPFNAFLILQGIETLGLRIDRITQNATHIARHLRGHAKVEWVNHASLDDHPDHGLVRKYLSGKAPGLLTFGVKGGFAAGARFQDALQLFTRLVNIGDAKSLATHPASTTHRQLSEGELAKAGVRQETIRLSIGIEHIDDLLADLDQALALA
- a CDS encoding amino acid permease; this encodes MTKATGSFEALAAREGGLQHRLSSAQLAMIAIGSAIGTGLFLGSGAAIQLAGPGVIASYAIGAIIALLLMGCLAEMVVAHPTTGSFGAYAEHYVSPLAGFLVRYAYWAAVVFVIGAEVTAVAVYMAYWFPGVPAWVWIVGFSAVLVWINASSVEVFGVAEYWCSMIKVVAIVAFLAVASYAIHRAPEGASIGFHNYVDMGGFLPNGWHGVWFGAVVSIFSFFGIELIAVAAGEAREPEAAATRAFRSTLFRLVFFYLCTLALMLAVVPWQQAGTGKSPFVRVMEILGIAGGAGVMNFVVLTAALSSMNAQLYVSTRMLFSLARGGQAPRALGVVSQRGVPLRALAVSSSGAALAAVLSVVLPGHSFLLMMALAMFGALFTWLVIFITHLRFRRAAEREGRTLRFRMWGFPALTVIGAVAMAVIIVSTAWMADFRMTLVVGVPFLLVMALVFRQARLGESPARQPSARN
- a CDS encoding AraC family transcriptional regulator, with amino-acid sequence MIANQYAFQAMPSQPFLSAARVDSAGGRWLYAADHASSWPRATALHSHARGQLFGTDVGVLTVQTGASRCVVPAAQAVWIPPGVAHGAQTHGPFVGWAAYLAPDACEELPGAPCVLSMSALLRAAISRAATWSDAPLDAKQQRIAAVIADEIRALTPAATALPMPVDTRLRKIADALIANPADTRRMQEWADWAAVAPRTLTRRFAGETGYAFETWRHRLRMMCALERLAAGAPVTMVALDLGYDNVSAFIARFRATFGVTPGRYAAGGCDGLTLTSPPSRKTTPAVS
- a CDS encoding LysR family transcriptional regulator gives rise to the protein MKLNQLRALVTVAETGSIQEASRLLHITQPALSKAIKELETSVGATLFVRSSKGIRLTPYGQRLVGHARLINESVKRAREDLEDMKGAVTSELTVGVTPVTALIGPVADCLVTFRREFPNARLRILEARPGQLLELLREGAIDFALTSQLQTGERGFDHTVVCRAQTLIGVRKGHPLRGHQPLHALQQEEWLAPDSLADEHSPLYRLFADAGLAPPERVVECNSMTLLLELCWKSDALLLLSSESTRSPIIRQTIDFIETDQPMPERVISLLTRDRHVLTALGARLHDSLAQALRQAYPERPAQP
- a CDS encoding MFS transporter, with the translated sequence MDAQIAVPAGAPRQGTTAVTPHSSRAVVAAAIGNGLEMYDFTVYSFFAATIGRLFFPSSSPLASLLLSFATFGVGFVMRPLGAVLIGNMADRRGRKAALTLTIALMTAGTALIAFTPSHAAIGVTATVLVVLGRLLQGLSAGGEIGAASALLLESASKGRRCFLVSWQAATQGAAALLGALSAAGVSAVLSPEALQSWGWRLPFLLGLLIAPVGMYIRRHLKETHEAAPHGSVVDVLRQHARTLVLGMLLMTGATASMYILIFYMPTYLIHSLHMPPVTAFLTACVAGFTMLVMSPLFGLIADRLPTRKPMLYVASAVSLSCTYPGFVLLSSGAGLALTMGLIALGVTIMAVSNGAGAALLMEAFPRQHRATGMSVMYSLGVTVFGGFAPLIVTWLLGVTGNPMAPAWYLLASSAISLGALTLFPTYPGRD